Within Halopelagius longus, the genomic segment AGGTCTCGGTCGGTCGATCTCTCGTAGGTGAACGTCCGCGGTGAGACCCGGCGGACGGCGGCGCAGGACACTGACGGGCGTACGAGCGGGTCCGAATCGGAGTCGAATCGCGGCGAGAAACGAGTTCGCAGGGGCGTTCGTCCGGGATTACCTGCAGGTCCGGTGGACGATTTCGTTGTCCTCGTTCGGACCGCGCGCTTCCCCCGCGGCGATGGGTTCGCCGCAGACCGCACAGTCGAGTTTGGAATCGCCGTCGGCGGTGCCGAGACCGACAGTCTCCGTCAGACCCCCCAGTTCCTCGGACGCGTCGACGCCGACGGCCTCCGTCAACTCCTCTAACTCCTCGGGTTCGGCCGTCATGGTGTACCCGAGTGCGAGTGCGCCGCCGCCGGCCAACAGTCCGCTCAGCCGTCGGCCCCTTCTGAGGGAACTGATAGCCACGGCTGCGAGGCCAGCGGCGAGGAGTACTCGAACGAGTGGTTCTCGGTCCTCGATGGTTTCGCGGAGGTCCATAGTGGCGAATCGGGCCGCGAGCCCTTGTAAGTCACCGCCGACCGGACGCCTCCCCTTTCGAAGGAACGTCGGCCGAAAACCGGCGTTCTGCGGGTAGAAAACGCTCTTACTGCCGGTTCAGTGCTTCTCGAAATCCTCGAGGTCGCCCTGCGGTTTGCCTTCTTCGACTTCGACGTCGGTCACGTCGGCTTTGATAGGTCCCCGCTTGCACCACTCGATCATCGTCTCGACGTCCTCCTCGCTCCCCTCGAAGAGGGCTTCGACCCGTCCGTCGTCCAGGTTCCGCACCCACCCCTCGACGTCGTGCGCGCGAGCGGTTTCGTGGACGTTGTCGCGGAAGTGAACCTCCTGAACGTCGCCGGAGATGAAGACGTGTGCGCGTGCTTCGGTCATCGCGTCCACCTCCGAGTTCGACGCGGAAAACGGCTGGGTGGGGGATTTCAGAAAGTCCGACGCCGCTCACAGTTAGGCGCGGGCGAGAGTAATCGAGAGGGAGAGAACCTACCGCGGGGAGTCGTCGTCGGCGGACTCGTCCGGGGAGATGGCGTCCTGCAGTCGGTCGATGTCGGTTATCTTCTCTAAGTCGCCCATCGTGAGTTCGGTCGCCTCGTTGGCGCTCTCGCCGGCCGCGACGCCGCTCGTGAGGATGCTCCGGACGCCCTCCTCGATGGTCATATCCACGTCGTGGACGTTCTCTCTGGGGACGTGAGTGAGAAAGCCGCCGGTCACGGGGTTCGGGGCGAGGGGGACGAACACCGTCACCATCTCGTCGTGGCCCGTCGCCGCCGACACCGTCTCCGGGGAGCGACTCGTCTCGAAGCCGATGACGTAGACGTCGTCGCCGAGTAGTTCGACGAGTTTGATCTCTTGGAAGTTCTCGGCCTCCTGGTCGAGCATCACGTCGCCCATCCGGCGGAAACTCTTGTAGACGGTGCCGACGCCGGGAATCGACGTTATCGCCAGATCGACGAGGTCGATGATTCGCTCGCCGTGGCGGTTCTGCCCGACGGATCCGACGACGACGACGACGCCGAGCAACACGAGAATCGCGATCAGTTCCGAGAGGAAATCGATCACCGTCGAGTAGACGTTCAACTCGACGAGAAACAGGACGAAGCCTGCGCTCTCGACGAACTCGAAGACCCCCATCCACCGCAGGAGGTCGATGATCGGGCGGAGCGCCGA encodes:
- a CDS encoding acylphosphatase — translated: MTEARAHVFISGDVQEVHFRDNVHETARAHDVEGWVRNLDDGRVEALFEGSEEDVETMIEWCKRGPIKADVTDVEVEEGKPQGDLEDFEKH
- a CDS encoding DUF502 domain-containing protein, whose amino-acid sequence is MSGSDSSDRSPPTPKDAGESLYESTLDVLMTGVGIIIPFIVTLYILDVALEFVRSALRPIIDLLRWMGVFEFVESAGFVLFLVELNVYSTVIDFLSELIAILVLLGVVVVVGSVGQNRHGERIIDLVDLAITSIPGVGTVYKSFRRMGDVMLDQEAENFQEIKLVELLGDDVYVIGFETSRSPETVSAATGHDEMVTVFVPLAPNPVTGGFLTHVPRENVHDVDMTIEEGVRSILTSGVAAGESANEATELTMGDLEKITDIDRLQDAISPDESADDDSPR